A genome region from Scyliorhinus canicula chromosome 16, sScyCan1.1, whole genome shotgun sequence includes the following:
- the LOC119950944 gene encoding kazal-type serine protease inhibitor domain-containing protein 1-like, translating into MVRSGDLPSICCPILLLAVSWTVLLSVSATADSVGYVHRGWDRLLQEGEGCPECESDQCVPPQGCLAGPVRDSCNCCWECGNIEGQICDLDNSNHFYGQCGENLECRLDPGDLGQGEVPEPQCFCLSNQAVCGSDGQTYPQICKFQEAAHGNETSNITLAHAGPCEGVPQIISPPFNIWNITGEDVIFGCEIFAYPMAAIEWRKDGEEMFLPGDDPHISVQFRGGPFKYEVSGWLQIQEIRMTDSGVYHCSARNKLGEVSAAASLNVISADKVSKMETPWRKPQYLVEDYSDDYY; encoded by the exons ATGGTGAGATCAGGCGATCTGCCCTCTATCTGTTGCCCAATTCTGCTGCTCGCTGTGAGCTGGACTGTGCTGTTGTCAGTGTCGGCAACGGCCGACTCCGTGGGCTACGTGCACCGAGGGTGGGACAGGTTATTGCAGGAAGGGGAAGGGTGCCCTGAGTGTGAGTCAGATCAGTGCGTCCCTCCCCAGGGGTGCCTCGCTGGGCCGGTGAGAGACTCCTGCAACTGCTGCTGGGAGTGTGGCAACATTGAGGGGCAAATCTGTGACCTGGATAACAGTAACCATTTCTATGGTCAGTGCGGAGAGAATCTGGAATGTCGGCTGGACCCGGGCGACCTGGGGCAAGGGGAGGTCCCCGAACCCCAGTGTTTTTGTCTGTCCAACCAGGCAGTTTGCGGCTCCGATGGACAGACCTACCCACAGATCTGCAAGTTCCAAGAGGCGGCCCATGGAAACGAAACATCAAACATCACCCTGGCACACGCGGGACCCTGTGAAGGAG tccctcagaTTATATCGCCTCCCTTTAACATCTGGAATATCACTGGAGAAGATGTCATTTTTGGTTGTGAGATCTTTGCGTATCCAATGGCGGCTATCGAATGGCGCAAAGATGGGGAGGAGATGTTCCTGCCAGGCGATGACCCCCACATCTCCGTCCAG TTTCGAGGAGGACCATTTAAATATGAAGTGTCTGGCTGGCTCCAGATCCAGGAAATCCGGATGACAGATTCTGGAGTGTATCACTGCTCAGCACGGAACAAACTGGGAGAGGTGTCAGCAGCTGCCAGTCTCAATGTCATCTCAGCTG ATAAGGTGTCGAAGATGGAGACTCCGTGGAGGAAGCCTCAGTATTTAGTTGAGGATTACTCTGATGACTATTACTGA